The segment GAGTGTTGACCTCCGCAATAAGACGGTGCTGACACGCGATAAACGCTTGAAACGTGACCCTTTATCGCTACTACAGAAACTGAATGAGTATCCAATCCCGGATGTAATCGTACTGGAACTGGACCGGGTGGGGACGAAAAGCGGCATCGATTTCGAGTTCTTCGAACGTGCCGTTGCGGTCTCAGATCATACTATCCTCTGCGGCGGTGGTGTTAAGAGTAACGAGGATCTACTTATAATGGAGCAGCTGGGAGTAAAGGGCGCACTGATCGCTACGGCGATACACGATGGCTCCATTCCGGTGTCGGCCCTTAGACAAGCGTATTCTCACCATGAGTGAAAAATTCCAAGCGGACGTATTGAACCTGATACAGCAGATACCGAAGGGTCGAGTGACGACGTACGGCGAGTTAGCGCGAGCGTTGACAGGCTCGGTTAATGCTTCGCGTGCGGTCGGCCAGGCAGTCGGGAAAAATCCCACTCCTGTACAAGTACCCTGTCATCGAGTCGTGCGAAGTGACGGCACTATCGGCGGGTACAAACTGGGCGTTGCTGCGAAAATAAAGCTTCTGAACGAGGAAGGGCTCACAATAAGGAGCGGAAAAGTGGTGAACTTCCCGCAACTACTTTTTCGGTTCGATGCAGTGGAAACACCTCGATTCCTCACTGACAGAATGCTAGGAAAGCTCAGTACATGGCTTCGTATCCTTGGTCACGATACCGTTTACGCTGCGGACATAGTCCGAAACGAAGGGGAAAGAAGAGAAGAGGAAGAGGAGGACGAGGATAACGCCCTTGCCGCGTTTGCCGCACGTGAGGCTCGAATACTTCTCACACGAGACAAGGAACTCGCGGCATCTGCGAAAAAAAACGGCGTGCACTGCGTGCAGATGAAGACCGACGAGGTGATGGCGCAACTGAAGGAGCTGCTCAGTTACAACCTCAAAATAAACCTTAAACCTGTTCCGATCAGGTGTAGCGAGTGCAATGCACTGATACGAAAAGTGAAGGCAAGCGAAGTGGATCTACTGAAGGCAAAGGATTATGTGCCCGTACACATGATCGGGACGTGGGACTTCTGGATTTGTGAACACTGCGGCCGGGTCTACTGGGAAGGAAGCCATTGGCGCGATATGCGCGAGCGATTGCAGCCGCTGAACGAGTTGAAACGTTCAGGGGTGTAGGTATTTATTATGGCCATTCGTGAAAACACCGAAGAGCTGTACCGTATACAGGCCGAAATCGCAGCAAAATCTCTGATAAGAGACGACCCGCATCTAAAAGAATTGAAATTAATCGCAGGTGCAGATCAGGCTTTCTTCTGGGATTCCAAAGCCGAAGAGAGAATAATATCCGCGGTTGTGCTCCTTGACTATCCCTCCCTGCAGTTCGTTGATCATGCATACTCGGTGATGCCGGTGGATTTTCCGTACATTCCCGGGCTGCTCTCGTTTCGGGAAGCTCCCGCTCTAATGAACGCATTTCACACGCTCAACATAAAGCCTGAACTCCTGATAATCGATGGCGGCGGCATTAACCATCCACGGTTCGCGGGCTTGGCCACGCATGTCGGCGTAACCTTGGACGTTCCGACCATCGGCGTGACAAAACGCCTCTTATGCGGTACAGGCAACATACCAACGGAAGACGACGAAGCCTGCATAATCAAATACCAGGACAGAGAAGTCGGCTATTACCTCAAAAGTAAAAAAGGCTGTAAACCCATTATCGTAGCGCCAGGCCATAAAGTATCGGTGGATACCTCGCTGAAGCTGATTAGAAACTGTATCCGCAAGCATAAACTGCCAGAGCCCATCCGAATTGCGCATCTCTGTGCGAATACGATCAAGCGTGATTTGAGCAAGCGAAAACGAAACGATTAGCTTTTATACTCGTCAAATCAGAATTTAACACGAGGTAAGCAAGATGGTAGAAGAGCTTGGCGATATACTGCGCAGCGGATTTGAGACCTGGAAGAAGAATTTAACTATCTGCTTGCCATTCGTCTTCAGTTTGCTGCTGACCCTTATTGCAGGGGCTCTAATCATCGGTGGCGCCCTGATGATGGTGCTCGGCCCCGTATTGCCTTCATTGACGCCAGCCCTCACTAGCACACCGGGTGAGATATCGCCCGAATTCGTTCAACAGCTCCAGCCCTTGCTTCTGCAGAATATCGGTATCCTTGTTGCTGCCTTTCTAATCACCGGGATTTCAGTGCTGCTGATAACCACCTTTTTCAGCGCGGGCGCCATCGGCATGGCGACTGAGGCGATGAAAACGGGGCGGACAAGCCTCTCGGACATGACCGATTACGGATCGCGGAAATTCGTGAGTCTACTCGGCGCTAACCTCATCGTTGCTCTGATTGCGCTTGCAGGCGTCATATTCCTGATCCCCGGTCTGTTCTCTCTAATGCCCGAAATAACATCAAAAACACCACCCGATGTAACGAATCTGGCAGCATTTACACTGCTCTTTTTAGGATTCGTGATAATGCTCTTCTACCTGCTCATTATAGGTATTATCTTCGCAATCTCACCGTATGCCGTTGTCATAAGCGACCTCGGAGCGGTAGACGGCGTTAAAAGAGGCTTTCAGTTCTTCATGGCACACAAGGTCGAGGTCTTCCTGCTCTGGCTCGTCGTACTTGTGATCGCCGTCGTTGCGGGTATTATCCTCGGGAATATACCTTATATCGGCCAGTGGCTGAGCATGGCGGCGTCTGTCCTTATTCTTCAACCTTTGGCCGTTATCTGGTGGAGCCGATTGTACCTGAGCGGCACGGAAGGAGACGTAGATGTAGAACCCACCGAGTTTTAAGCCTATTTATTGCTCTTTTCTCATACTGAGTGCTATTTTATATAACGTATGCGATTTAACGAAGTTCCAAGCGAAGTAAGGAATTTAGGCGGAGCGAAGCGGAGCCGTTAAATCGCTGTTATATTCGTCTTCCGTAGAAGACCGAGCCAAAGTGCAACGGTTTTTGCGGAGGCAGAAATTGGTGAAGAGTAAGTAGGTGGGCACAATCTATTTATCAAAAACTCTTTTAATCTGCCATTTTAATCTTCTTAAAGAATGAGTATCCAACGCTCTTTGACCACTGAGCATTGATGAGAAGAAGATGGGAATTTGTTTATTATCAATTTCTAGAGTATCATATCCTTTTTCTCTAAAAATTTTTTCACCGCTTATTGTAAACAAACTACCGTTATTAATTATATCTGAAGCGAAAGCATTTGCCACAACTATCAGTTTAGGATTTATCTCTTTAATCATTTCAAGAGCAACTCTTAACTGACTTATTCCGAAATTATTTAAGCTGAATTTTTTAGCCTTGTTAGCCTTGTCATAGTTTCTAATCCTCTCTTTTGCTTTATTTTGGGTTGTTTCTCTAAAATAGAACAGGTCTATATGCTGACATGCTAAATCTAAACTTTTAGATATTTCTTGAAATTTAACAAAATAATTGTAAACATCAATAGCTCGTTTTTCCAGTAAAATCAAGAAATCGAAATCATTACTTTCTCTTTTCAACTTCTCTATCATATTGACTTTTTGGTATTCCGTTCCGTTTAGAATTTTTCTGAATGCCTTTTTACTGAACGACGGGTTTAGTCCAATAAATAAAATACCCTCCTTTTTAAAATCTGGGTAAAGTATCGGATGGTATATGCCACTTTCTTTTTTATAGTTTTTCCAGACCTCTAGTATCTTTGAGTTTATATGTTCATTCTCCATTCTTCTCAACCAGCCCTATGTTCACTCACCAGACGTTGCGTAGATCTCATAGGGCATGATCTTCTTATTCGCCTTCTTCTTGCCCTTTAATCTGCTTATAAGGTCTGCGGCTTTCTCCTTCTTCTCTCGCGTCTTCAGCCGTTCCATGATGCTCGCCATCTCGTCGGCCTTATCGTCACCACCGTATTCTATCTCGTCCTCACCGATCGATTCCTCTTCTTCCTTCTCGATCGCTTCTTCTTCCTCTTCCATGCTCCCTTCGAAAACCTCCACGCTCACGTTACGTTACGCTATATTCGTTAACTTCACGCTCTTTCTATCGTGCAAGCACCATTCAGTACTAAACTATTAACTGTGTACTTATTTATCATTTCCTATCACGCACGAATAACCCGTGCGCTCTGGATTATAGAACTACCTTTCCTGGATATAAACTTTCCGCGGCAGTTAAAATCTCGCTCAATTCCGCACCTTCCCGCATTTTACTGCCCAGCTCAGCCTTATTGAGCATGAACGGCTCATCCAGTACTATCTTCGCGTCCTCGAGCACGATCGTTGACCAGCTCACCGTGCGTACCTGCGAGCCGAATCGTTTCAACAGTTCAGCCCTAAAAAAATCTCGCGTCTGCTCCGGTGCGTTCCCCATTGCGTACTCCACACGTTCCGGGAGTGACGCCCAATCCACCTGCGATAGCGTGCCCTGAGCGAATGCGAACGAATCCTTCGGGTTGTAAAGGCAGTCATCTTCTGTAGCCGTCGTCTCGCCGTCGAGGTGATGCAGCACGCTCTCATCCAGTAATGCGTACTGGTTACAGATGCTCGTGCCTTCAGCCGCGGTTTTCGGCTCGTAATTCACGAGCAGCGCCAGTTTCGTCACCCAGTCGATCCCATCGACATAACGCTCCACGCGCCGCGCTTCCAAGTCGTCCATGAGGTTCCACAAGCTTTTGAGCCCGATGTCGTCCCATTTGCTCGTTTCCGACCCTTCTTCGTCATGCATCCGCTCGATCGCGTCGAGATAGAACCGTAAAATGGCTACCGCATCGGTCTTCTCCCCGTTCTTCAAGTTCACCGTCCAGTTGCAGTCCTGCGTATCCAAGGATAGTTTCCTGAACGTATTCACCGGATTCTCCAGCTCCGGCGCATCATCAAGGAATCCACACTCAAACGCACGGATCACCAGCGCTTGCGCGATATCGCGTAAGAAGAGCGCGTATTCCGAACGAAGCGCCTCGTAGTGTATATCGTGCAGTCGCCAATACTGATGTGCCGCATGTGGCTGGTCTCGCGTGTTGAGGATGCCGCGCATCGTAGTCGTCGAAAGAGACGACTTTTGGGCAACGAACATCGCGCGCGGCGAAATGACGAACTTTACGCCCTCTTTGCCGGCCGCATCGCCGGAAACGACATCGCCGGAACCCGTGAACAGGATTCGTGTGACGACCCAGGGTATGAGTGCCCTTTCTACGCGACTCCAATCCTCGCACGCTGCCCGTTTGGTGATGATATTCCCGTGCGTAGCGTACGTATTCGTCTTTATCTTCTCACCTTTACCTTTCCCCTTCCCTAGCCACCTCCCGCCTTCGAGTGAAGGGGACGTGAAGAAATTGGCAACGTTATTCTTATGGATGACGACTTTCTCTTTTAACGCCAAACTCGCCTCCCGTGACCCTACGAAGGCGTAGATCTCCGATGCTTTATCGTACGCCACTGCATCAAAGGGATTGTTGTACGACGGTGTCGCGATTTCCAGGTGTCCCAGATCATTATAAATCCTAGAGCCGTTATCGCCGTACGAAGAGCTTATCCGCGATTCGTGCAGTTCCTGCGATACCTCTGTAATTAAATCCCAGGTCACCTCGCGTGAAAATTGCTTCCGCTTTAACCCGTGAATTGCGGCATTAACGAGCACCGAAGGGTTGAAACTCGCCTTTGCACTCACCGGATATTCCTGCTCGATTCCCCGTATCTTATGCTCCGTTCCTACCCGTGGCACGCGTTTCTCTCCCTTATTAGCCTAGCCATTATCAAGCATCAAGCAATAAATAGCTCAGATTCGTCGTATAGCACGATAGTGATTCTACTCTTCCAGCCCGCTTCCCACTTCCTTCCGTATCTCCTCTATTTTATTCCGTATCGTTTCCTCATTCCAGCCATCCAGCTCGTCAAACAGGAACGTTTTGTTGTTCGCGTACAGGAGGTAATCCAAATAAGGATTTCTGGCTATTCTATTCCGGATTTCACCGCTTATCTCATCCTCCCAGCCCTGCATGTCCTCATCTTCTGCGAGCAATCGCACGAGAACCTGTCGCGCCCCTTCTTCTCGGTTCTGCTCCCGGAAAAAGACCACGACCGCACTGGGCATTCGCGCGAGTTCCGGATAACGCTCAAACAGTCGTGCATATTCCTCACTGCTCGGTCTGCTCATGTCTATCTTCACATTCGGCTCTCGACTTATCGTTATCTTGTTCCAGCTCAGGGTCGCATTCTCAAATTCTGATGCAAGTCGTACCCGTAACTCGGCTCTCGAATCCTTCGGCGGGAAGAGCAACGCCTCTCCTATCTCCTCCTCTGTTAGTATACGCTCCACACCGATCTTATCCGCAACGCACTCGTATAAGTCGTAATCGCAAAGATTGGTAAACGCAAACGATGCGGCTATCTTTCGCTCCGTCTGCTCGTCCATCAAATACATGTTCCGGTAATCAAACTTCCCTCGGGGGATATAATTGTATGAAAACTCGTTTGATTCGCTCTTTATAACCTTCAACTTCATTACCCATTCGATGCGGCGAAAGACGTAGGGATCTTCAAGCAATCCCTGCTCAAACTTTGCACAAACCCTTTTAAAGGTGTCAAGCGCGTATTTGTCCCAGTATGATACTTTGCGTTCCGCGAACAGCGTTTCTATCGCTTCGAGATAGTTACTCGTCAGATAATCAATGGCTAATTCCGTCCGCCCGTTCATCAATTTTATGCGCCAATCACCGTGCGTGTTCTCCGAAATATCCTTAAACGTCTGCAACGGGTTCCAGATGTTCTCTACATGCGTAATCTTACCTGATTCTATCGCGTCGATTACGTAAGACGTAATGGCGTTGCAGAGCAGCCTCGTGACCTCCGACCGAACTCCCTCGCCGGACGTGACGTGTACACGATAGGAATCCTTGGAACCCAGGGGTTCGTCTCGCGTGGATAAAATCGGCCACTGTGACGGCGATTCGGTAAAAACTCGCCGGGCGACCATCGCCTTTGGTGATAGTACATACTTCACGCCCTCTTTCTCCGCGACATAGCCACCAGCACCGAAGAAGATCTTACGAAGCACCAGAAACGGGATGAGCAGATGCTCGCGACCTACAAAATTCTTACGCTCCACTATATATGACTCATGCGTGCCCCTGCTGTACCGCTTGTCTATCTCCACGTTCGCTTTCCAGCATTGGATATACGTGGAGGTTCTCCTTCGCCTCAGCTTCTCACTGTATCGTTCATTTGCTTTCTCCACGCCTAGTTGCATGTATACCTCTGCCGCCTTGTCGTATTTGAGCACATCGAACGCGTTTCGACATTCAGGCGTTGCGATCTCCAGATGGCCGCCTGTGCAGATATAAATCCGCGATCCGTTCCTCAAGAAGCCGTCGTTCCTTCGACGCATCTTCGAGCAGACCGCAGTCGCACCATCGAAGAACGTATAGCCCTCGAGTGCGTGG is part of the Methanomicrobia archaeon genome and harbors:
- a CDS encoding endonuclease V, with product MAIRENTEELYRIQAEIAAKSLIRDDPHLKELKLIAGADQAFFWDSKAEERIISAVVLLDYPSLQFVDHAYSVMPVDFPYIPGLLSFREAPALMNAFHTLNIKPELLIIDGGGINHPRFAGLATHVGVTLDVPTIGVTKRLLCGTGNIPTEDDEACIIKYQDREVGYYLKSKKGCKPIIVAPGHKVSVDTSLKLIRNCIRKHKLPEPIRIAHLCANTIKRDLSKRKRND
- a CDS encoding proteasome accessory factor PafA2 family protein is translated as MPRVGTEHKIRGIEQEYPVSAKASFNPSVLVNAAIHGLKRKQFSREVTWDLITEVSQELHESRISSSYGDNGSRIYNDLGHLEIATPSYNNPFDAVAYDKASEIYAFVGSREASLALKEKVVIHKNNVANFFTSPSLEGGRWLGKGKGKGEKIKTNTYATHGNIITKRAACEDWSRVERALIPWVVTRILFTGSGDVVSGDAAGKEGVKFVISPRAMFVAQKSSLSTTTMRGILNTRDQPHAAHQYWRLHDIHYEALRSEYALFLRDIAQALVIRAFECGFLDDAPELENPVNTFRKLSLDTQDCNWTVNLKNGEKTDAVAILRFYLDAIERMHDEEGSETSKWDDIGLKSLWNLMDDLEARRVERYVDGIDWVTKLALLVNYEPKTAAEGTSICNQYALLDESVLHHLDGETTATEDDCLYNPKDSFAFAQGTLSQVDWASLPERVEYAMGNAPEQTRDFFRAELLKRFGSQVRTVSWSTIVLEDAKIVLDEPFMLNKAELGSKMREGAELSEILTAAESLYPGKVVL
- a CDS encoding proteasome accessory factor PafA2 family protein, whose translation is MDREDLSRWQGLEHEFRVGLSSESPGLYRYARFYHVDEVIHALEGYTFFDGATAVCSKMRRRNDGFLRNGSRIYICTGGHLEIATPECRNAFDVLKYDKAAEVYMQLGVEKANERYSEKLRRRRTSTYIQCWKANVEIDKRYSRGTHESYIVERKNFVGREHLLIPFLVLRKIFFGAGGYVAEKEGVKYVLSPKAMVARRVFTESPSQWPILSTRDEPLGSKDSYRVHVTSGEGVRSEVTRLLCNAITSYVIDAIESGKITHVENIWNPLQTFKDISENTHGDWRIKLMNGRTELAIDYLTSNYLEAIETLFAERKVSYWDKYALDTFKRVCAKFEQGLLEDPYVFRRIEWVMKLKVIKSESNEFSYNYIPRGKFDYRNMYLMDEQTERKIAASFAFTNLCDYDLYECVADKIGVERILTEEEIGEALLFPPKDSRAELRVRLASEFENATLSWNKITISREPNVKIDMSRPSSEEYARLFERYPELARMPSAVVVFFREQNREEGARQVLVRLLAEDEDMQGWEDEISGEIRNRIARNPYLDYLLYANNKTFLFDELDGWNEETIRNKIEEIRKEVGSGLEE
- a CDS encoding methylated-DNA--[protein]-cysteine S-methyltransferase; protein product: MSEKFQADVLNLIQQIPKGRVTTYGELARALTGSVNASRAVGQAVGKNPTPVQVPCHRVVRSDGTIGGYKLGVAAKIKLLNEEGLTIRSGKVVNFPQLLFRFDAVETPRFLTDRMLGKLSTWLRILGHDTVYAADIVRNEGERREEEEEDEDNALAAFAAREARILLTRDKELAASAKKNGVHCVQMKTDEVMAQLKELLSYNLKINLKPVPIRCSECNALIRKVKASEVDLLKAKDYVPVHMIGTWDFWICEHCGRVYWEGSHWRDMRERLQPLNELKRSGV